One window of Microcoleus vaginatus PCC 9802 genomic DNA carries:
- a CDS encoding oxidoreductase, producing the protein MDVNSQNVQPIPLFNETNEETPEIGGGLPIIEYWAKHTLSPEGPKLWKTLLHKSACLSCSWGTGGQKGGFTNEEGEKLQRCMKSVEAISAEIKPAISTQFFEKKSIAQLQQLTSMEADRLGRLSFPMILRAGSSHYDRISWEEVYQIAEAAFRKTPERVASYSSGRSSNEAAFLLQLMMRAMGSNNLADCSDLCHAPSTIGLSEMFATRTSLVSLENLKEADCVVLAGSNSSYNHPRLMNELIKIRDKGGKIIVINPVMEIGLVKFGSPAFPVKSLIPGSDISSLYLQPIPGSDTALFVGIQKSIIEQGLLGQKYLQAHTEGWEAVVQHARETDWKTITKTCGVSQAEIEVAAKIIGTSQRVVFGWAMGITQQDNGVDNVFSIANTALMTGNVGKEGAGLMPVRGHSNVQGFGSMGVTVKLKKEIQQALEKLLNRPLSPVKGYDTRSLIEAADAGKVDTLICLGGNLYGANPDSSQAKQALGKIETVIYLATKPNLGHFSGLAKHNTIVLPVLNRFENPHKTTVEAGNNFVRLNDEGETHLQNSDLIPEVHFLTELASRIHGNFPVDWRQLQDTKYVRQLIAKTIPGYEKIATIDENQEEFTISGRIFTEPKFPTESGKAKMFVTPLPKLKLPEAKEFGVSESTQGIVVALMTGRSYSQHNTVVYKIEDKYRGMPHRNCILMNRADAESAGLQEHQRVTVQGNVGKMENVEVIYGAVREGAALMFYPEVNVIFHPEIEKRSGTPAYKRVPAFVYAEVRQRIL; encoded by the coding sequence ATGGATGTCAACTCCCAAAATGTCCAACCAATCCCGCTCTTCAACGAGACAAACGAGGAAACACCAGAGATAGGTGGCGGTTTGCCCATAATAGAATATTGGGCAAAACATACATTGTCCCCGGAAGGCCCGAAACTTTGGAAAACTTTGCTGCACAAAAGTGCTTGTTTGTCTTGTTCTTGGGGCACTGGCGGGCAGAAAGGAGGTTTTACAAATGAAGAGGGCGAAAAACTTCAGCGGTGCATGAAAAGCGTCGAAGCAATCTCCGCTGAAATCAAGCCGGCTATCTCAACTCAATTTTTTGAAAAGAAGAGTATTGCACAACTTCAGCAATTAACTTCAATGGAAGCCGATAGGTTGGGAAGGCTGAGTTTTCCGATGATTTTGCGGGCGGGTTCATCTCATTACGATCGCATTTCTTGGGAAGAAGTTTATCAAATTGCCGAAGCTGCTTTTCGCAAAACCCCCGAAAGAGTGGCATCTTACAGTTCCGGTCGCTCTTCCAACGAAGCGGCTTTTCTGCTGCAATTGATGATGCGGGCGATGGGTTCCAATAACTTAGCAGATTGTTCCGATCTCTGCCACGCTCCCTCGACAATCGGGTTAAGCGAAATGTTTGCTACCCGCACCTCGTTAGTGAGTCTAGAAAACTTGAAGGAAGCAGATTGCGTCGTGCTCGCGGGCAGCAATTCTTCCTACAACCATCCCCGTTTGATGAACGAATTGATTAAAATTCGCGACAAAGGCGGTAAAATAATTGTAATCAATCCGGTGATGGAAATCGGGTTAGTCAAGTTTGGTTCTCCCGCATTTCCCGTCAAGTCGCTCATCCCCGGTTCCGATATTTCCTCGTTATACTTGCAACCAATTCCCGGCAGCGATACGGCGCTATTTGTCGGCATTCAAAAGTCTATAATCGAACAAGGATTGCTGGGTCAAAAATACTTGCAAGCTCATACAGAAGGCTGGGAAGCAGTAGTCCAGCACGCCCGCGAAACCGATTGGAAAACTATTACTAAAACCTGCGGAGTTTCCCAAGCAGAAATTGAGGTGGCAGCCAAAATTATCGGCACGTCCCAGCGGGTTGTATTCGGTTGGGCGATGGGAATTACCCAACAGGATAACGGTGTAGATAACGTTTTCAGCATCGCCAACACGGCATTGATGACAGGAAATGTCGGCAAAGAAGGGGCGGGATTAATGCCCGTCAGAGGACACTCAAACGTCCAAGGATTCGGCTCTATGGGCGTCACTGTGAAGCTGAAAAAAGAAATCCAACAAGCTTTAGAAAAGTTATTGAATCGTCCCCTCAGCCCTGTTAAGGGCTACGACACTCGATCGCTCATTGAAGCAGCAGATGCAGGCAAAGTCGATACCCTGATATGCCTGGGCGGTAATTTGTACGGGGCGAATCCAGATTCAAGTCAGGCAAAACAGGCTTTAGGTAAAATTGAAACCGTTATATACCTCGCAACCAAACCGAATTTAGGGCATTTTAGCGGCTTGGCAAAACACAATACAATTGTGCTTCCCGTCCTGAATCGCTTTGAAAATCCCCACAAAACAACGGTGGAAGCCGGTAATAATTTTGTGCGTTTAAATGATGAGGGCGAAACTCATCTCCAGAATTCGGATTTGATTCCTGAAGTGCATTTTTTAACAGAATTAGCCAGCCGAATTCACGGCAATTTTCCCGTTGATTGGCGCCAACTTCAAGACACAAAATACGTTCGGCAATTGATTGCTAAAACTATTCCGGGCTATGAAAAAATAGCGACAATTGATGAAAACCAAGAGGAATTCACCATCAGCGGTCGCATTTTTACAGAACCTAAATTTCCTACAGAGTCTGGGAAAGCGAAGATGTTTGTCACGCCTTTACCTAAGCTGAAATTACCGGAAGCGAAAGAGTTTGGAGTATCGGAATCAACACAGGGTATTGTTGTGGCATTGATGACGGGACGCAGCTATTCTCAGCATAATACTGTGGTTTACAAAATTGAGGACAAGTACCGGGGAATGCCGCACCGCAACTGCATTTTGATGAATCGCGCGGATGCAGAAAGCGCGGGTTTGCAAGAACATCAGCGCGTGACGGTGCAGGGAAATGTGGGGAAAATGGAAAATGTCGAGGTAATTTACGGGGCGGTTCGTGAGGGTGCTGCTTTGATGTTTTATCCTGAAGTTAATGTGATTTTTCACCCGGAGATTGAAAAGCGATCGGGCACGCCTGCTTACAAGCGCGTACCTGCTTTTGTATACGCGGAAGTTCGGCAACGGATTCTGTAA